Below is a window of Flavobacterium cyclinae DNA.
TTAAATTCTGATTCTATGTCGCTTTCTTTTTCAATTTGGTTTTCAACATTAAAATAGGGTGATGCTTTTATTTTATAGATAATTTTTTGTGTTTCTATATCATTTGATTTGTCTAAAATGGCAATGTCAACATTGTTAATTTCATTTGTTATGGCAAAACCAAACAATAAAATTTGGGCAATCGGCATACCAAACAGAATAAACAAAGAACGTTTATCTCTGAAAATATGGTAGAATTCTTTTTTTACAAATCCGATAAATCTTTTCATTTGTTTTTTGTTTCTAGTTTAAGTTTCAAGTGTTGTAGTGATTTATTATTCTATATTCCTTGCTAATTTTAAAAAAACATCATTCATAGAATCTACTTTGAATTGTTGTTTTAAATTTTTTGGGGTGTCTAAAGCTTCAATAGAGCCGTCAACCATAATAGAAACACGGTCACAATATTCTGCTTCATCCATGTAATGTGTGGTTACAAAAATGGTAGTACCTTTATAAGCTTGTGTATAAATCATTTCCCAAAATTGTCTTCGGGTTATTGGGTCAACGCCTCCTGTTGGCTCATCGAGAAAAACAATTTTTGGCTCGTGCAGTAATGCAACTGAAAACGACAATTTTTGTTTCCAACCCAATGGTAACGAACCTACTAAATTATTTGCTACTTCTTGAAGTTCTAATTCTTCTATTAATTGTGCGATTTTTTGTTTGATTTGTATTCTTGATAATCCATAAATTCCACCAAAAAAAGTAATGTTTTCTTTAATAGTTAAATCATCATACATTGAGAACTTTTGGCTCATATAACCAATACTTTTTTTTACCATATCGGCTTGTGAGTGAACATCAAAACCTGCAACATTGGCTTCACCTGAAGTAGGATTTGAAATTCCAATCAACATTTTCATAGCTGTTGTTTTTCCTGCTCCATTGGCGCCTAGAAACCCAAAAATTTCTCCTTTATAAACATCAAATGAAATGCCTTTTACTGCAGTAAAATGACCAAACTCTTTCGTTAAATTTTTTACAGATATTATTTTTTCTCTTTCCATTTTTTTGTTTATAAGTCCATGAAAACATCTTCAATGGTTATTGTAGCAGGTTTAATAATTATATCCGTATGATTTTTATTTTTCAAATAGGTTTGTAAATCGTTTGGATTGAAAGTTGCATTTTTATCTATGTAATGTACAAACTCACCAAAAGCATAAACACTGTATTGATTAGGATAATTTTTTAAATCGTGAATCAATCCGTGTGTGTTTTTTGCTTGTACATCATAAATTACTTTTTCGTAGTTGTTAATGATATTTTCAGGTGTATCTATTTTTAAAATTTTGCCTTTTTGAATTAATGCAATTCTATCGCAAAGAGAAGCTTCATCCATATAGGGTGTTGAAACTAATATTGTAATGCCTTTTTGTTGCAATCTTTTTAGCATTATCCAAAATTCTTTTCGAGAAACGGGATCAACTCCTGTAGTTGGTTCGTCAAGAAATAATACTTTTGGAGCATGAATTAACGCACAACATAATGCTAATTTTTGTTTCATTCCGCCCGATAGAGCACCTGCTCTTCTGTTTTTGAATGGTTCAATTTGAATGTATATGTCTTTAATTAAATCATAATTTTCCTCAATTGTGGTTCCGAAAATAGTGGCAAAAAAATGTAAGTTTTCTTCAACAGTTAAATCTTGATATAGCGAGAATTTTCCTGGCATATAGCCAACAGAGTTTCTGATTTCTTTGAGTTGTTTGACTACATCATATCCAGCGACTTCTGCACTTCCTTCATTAGCAACTAAAAGCGTAGTTAGTATTCTGAAAATAGTTGTTTTCCCTGCACCATCAGGTCCAATTAAACCAAATAATTCTCCCTCATTTACATTAAAAGTAATGTTTTCGACTGCTTTTAACTTTTTGTAAGATTTTGATATGTTGTTTACTGCAATACTCATTATTTCATCAATAAGAAATTACTTTCATCGATTGCTTTTACAGCGTGTTTTACATTTTCTTCAATCATTACATAAGTGCCTGAATTGAGATTAACGACTGTTCCTTTATCATCAGTAAAAACAGCATTTCCTGAAATGCAAACTAACAATGCAGGTATTTTTGAAACGTGCTCTTTAAGTGTTTCACCTTTTGCTATTTGCAATGAAATTACTTTAGCGTCTTTTGGTTCAAATAATAATTGTGTTTGAACGGGTTTATTTTCGGTATGTAAGTTTTTTAAAATCATTGGAAATATTGATTAAATGTTTTAAACGAATTTTGAATTTCTGTAAACTGATTTGCTGATTTTTCTTTAGAAAACGAATCGACTAACTCTATATATGGAACTAACCATTTGTGAAGTTCGTCATGAGCTTGTCCTTTCATGGTACAATTTGATGTTAGTATATCAATATTTGTCTTTAATTTATTAGCTAATAATGAATAATTTGTGCTTTTTTCTTGGTCAAAATGGACTACATCTTTTTCCATATTACGAATGTGTATCATCATATTATCATCTACCTTCCATTTTTCACCATTGTTTAATTGAATTGTTTCGCTTTCAGAATGTTGGTGTTCTTCAGTTTTAATTTCAGTAGTTTTTTCTTCTTTTGATTTCGTGTTACAAGAGAAAATGAGTAATACAACTGTAGCTAAAAAGGCAATTTTTATTTTTAACATTTCTTGTAATTTTTTAATTAATATTTAATCCACATTTCTGCTGGCATTCCGATTTTTAGTCTGCCATCATTTTTTACTTTTACCTTTACGGCATAAACGAGATTTACTCGTTCTTCTTTTGTTTGAATAATTTTAGGAGTAAACTCTGCCGAAGATGCAATCCATGAAATATTTCCTTGATATGATTTCATATCTTTTTCAGCATCAATTTTTACCGATACATTTTGTCCAACTTTTATTTTTGACAACTGTGTTTCGCTTACATAGATTCGCAAAGTCATTTCAGAAATATCAGCTATCTTGTATAGTGGTTTTCCAAATGCTGTTATTTCGCCTGGTTCAGCATACTTAGTTAAAACAGTTCCATTAATAGGATTAATAATTTTACTTTTTGCTATTTGGTCATTGATTTTAGCAATTTGTACATCTATGGATTTTAAGTCATTTAAAATAGGTGCGTTTTGAGTTCCGACACTTTTTATTTGCTCTTCGATAACTTTTACCTTTCCTTCAATTTCATCTACTTGTCGTTTAGTTGCAGCATTTTCAGAATACATATTACGGATTCGGTTTTTCTCTAATTTAGCTGTTTTTAAGTGTTCATTTAAGACGCTTTTTTGCGATATTACATTTGCGGATTTTGACGATATGGTGCTTTTAGAGGCAATTAATTGTTGTTTCGCAAAATGTAATTGTAATGTATCAACTAATCCTACTTGTAATTGAGATTTTAATTCATCTCCTTCTTCGACTTTTAAAAACTCTATTTTACCGTTAGCTTCTGAAGAAATAGTTATTTCAGTTGCTTCAAAATTCCCATAACCGTCAGCTTTGTCGTTATTTTTGTTACAAGAAATTAGCCCTATCGTTGCTAAAATTATTATGCTTATTTTTTTCATTTTTTTAAATTTTTCGGGTACTATTTTATTTTCCTTTAATTATTTCGTAATTTGATTTAGCAGCTGCTAATTGAACTTCATGCGTTTTCAAAATATTTTTTGCTTCAAATAAATTGGTTAATTCTATAAGATATTCAGACGATGTTATCACACCATTTTTTAATTGAGCATCTGAGGATTTAATAACTTTTTCACGTATTTGAATTATTTCGGTATCAGAAAGCAGCAGTTGTTCTAATTTTTTAATTTCAAAATCTTGCTCTTCTAATTGTATTTTGTTATTTAATTCAAATGTTTCTTTCTCAGATGTTACTATTTCTTTAGATATATCCAATGCTTTTTTATCTATTTTGGTTTTGCCCCAATCAAAAATATTCCAATTCGCTTTTAGGCCAACAACATAAAATGGTTGAAAAGAATTGTCTAACATGTTTAATCCAGGATTACCATAACCCGCTTGACCAAAAGCATTTATTTTTGGAAGATTTGATTTAGATAGTACACTTTTCGAGAACTCTAATTGCTGATTTTGTAAATCATAAAAAGCAATTTCAGGTCTTGTTATATTAGTGCTATTTGGATATGATACTGGTTGTATTAAAGTTGTTTCGGCATCAATATCTGAAAAAGTTAATTCTGATAGGTTATTTAATAATTTGATGTTTTCAAATTTAATTTCGGTTAATTGCTGGTTTATTTTAATAATTTCTGCTTCTAAAACCTGTTCTGATGATGGAAGAATTGCTCCAAATTTGACTCCCGATTTCACTTCCTTAACTTTGGAAATTAATAACTCTTTTTTTGAAGATAGTAGTGCTTTTTTTTCTTGAAGTAACAAAATAGAAAAGAAATATTGACTGATTCGAGTTTTTATTTGGTATAAACTAACTTCTATTAGTTGTTGTTGTGTTTTGGTTTGTGCCTCTTTTAATTTTGCATTTGCATCAATTATTCCACCATTGTACACTAATTGATTTACATCTAAAGTTGCTCTATATTGATCTTTATTTAAAGATTGAACCCCTGGAAGTGAAGTAGGTAATCCAATCACATCAGATTGATAAGTTGCTTGTGCGTTTACATCGATTTTTGGTAATTTTCCTTTGCTTAATGCGTCAATTTCATAACTTGATTTCTGTTCTAATAAACCTGTTTGTTTTGATAAAGGATAATTTTTTGTAGCTAATGAGTAACAATCTTCCAAGGTTAAAGTCTGTTGTGCATTTGCATATATTGATATAAACAATACTATCAGTATGATTAACTTAATTTTCATAATTTATATTTTTATTGAATTAATGATAAACTCAGCCACTTCCGTTTTTCTATTTTCTAGTATTTTATTGTAGCTTTCTTTATCCACATTAACAAGCGCCATCAATAGCGGTTCTCCGATAAAAGGAAAAATATTTAAAGAGATAATATTGATAAATAACTGTTCGGCTTCGATTGGTTTAATAATTCCTTGATTTATAGCATCACTTACTTGAAGTTTAAATTTTTCAATGGAAGGAAAATTTTTTTCAGAGCGAAGCTTTTGAACAAATTCTGGGTTTTTATTTAATTCTTGTATTACAAAATTTGGTAAATAGGGATGTTTGATTACAAACGAAACATAATTTTCAGTGAACTTTCGTATTTTTTCAAATAAGTCACTATCATCATTTAACACTTTATTTAATTGTGGTGCTAAAAGCGAAAAAGCACTTTTGAAAACAGCTTCAAATAATAATTGTTTGCTTCTATAATAATAATGCAATAATGCTTTATTAATTTTTGCTTTATCTGCTATTTCTTGCATTCTTGCACCTGCCATTCCTTTTTGCTGAAAGATTTCTTTTGCAGCTATTAATATTTCAGTTTCAGTATTTTCAGTTTTAATTTTATCCATATTGTTTAATTATATAGTTTAACCATTTGGTTAACAAATGTAATTATTTTTTTTTAGAATAATCTTTTTTAATATTTTTTTAACTTTTTTATTAAACATGATTTTTATCATATTAAAGGATGTTTTTGTCCTTTAATTTTGACCTATAAAATGATAGTAACGAAACTATTATTGAAACCAATATTTAAAACTAATTTTTTCTACCATGAGTAATTTTATTAAAAAAGTTCTTGTATTGTGTGTAGCTTGTGCAGCAAGTATTGCATGTAAACAGAACGGTGACTCAACAACCAACTATGCCGATATTTCTGTTGGTGATGAAATGATTGCAGAATTAACAGCGCCTCCATTTGTTCCCAAACCTGTTGGAGATCGTCCTGCTAAAAAATTAATTGTAAACATGGAAATTAAAGAAATCGAAGGTGAAATGGCCGACGGTGTTAAGTATGTTTACTGGACTTTTGGAGGTAGTGTTCCAGGAAGTTTTATTAGAACTAGAGTAGGTGATGAAGTAGAATTTACTTTAAAAAATCACCCAGACAACAAATTGCCTCACAACATCGATTTACACGCAGTTACAGGGCCAGGTGGTGGAGCAGCTTCTTCATTAGTAGCACCTGGGCATGAAAAAACATTCAATTTTAAATGTATTAATCCAGGATTATACGTATACCACTGTGCTACAGCACCTGTAGGGATGCACATTGCAAACGGAATGTACGGTTTAATTTTGGTGGAACCAGAAGGTGGTTTACCTCCAGTTGATAAAGAATACTACGTAATGCAAGGGGATTTCTATACGAAAGGAAAGTACGGAGAACCTGGAATGCAACCTTTCGATATGACAAAAGCTGTTGATGAGCACGCGGATTATGTTGTATTTAATGGTAAAGTTGGGGCTTTAACAGGTGAAAAAGCTTTAACGGCTAAAGTAGGAGAAACAGTTAGAATTTATATGGGTAACGGTGGACCAAATTTAGTTTCTTCCTTCCACGTTATTGGAGAAATTTTCGACAAGGTACACATTGAAGGTGGAGACATGATCAACAAAAACGTACAAACAACTTTAATTCCTGCTGGAGGTTCTGCAATTGTAGAGTTTAAAGTTGACGTTCCAGGAACATTTATTTTAGTAGACCACTCTATCTTCAGAGCATTTAATAAAGGTGCATTAGGGATGTTAAAAGTAGAAGGTGCTGAGAATGCTAAAATTTATTCTGGTACTACACAAGAAGGAATTTATCACCCAGAAGGAGGAACTATTCAAAACATGCCGAAAACAGGTAATGGAAAAGAAATTGTAGTTAACAAAACCTTAGACCAACAGATTATAGATGGTAAAAATGTTTATGGAAGAACTTGTTTTGCTTGTCACCAATCAGAAGGTCAAGGAATACCTGGAGCTTTCCCTCCATTAGCTAAATCTGATTTCTTAAATGCTGATCCAAATAGAGCTATCAATGCGGTTCTTCACGGATTAAGTGGTGAAATCACTGTAAATGGTAAAAAATACAATTCGGTAATGACCAGTCAAAACCTTACAGATCAAGAAATTTCAGATGTTTTAACTTATGTATACAACAGTTGGGGAAACAACAAAACCAAAGTAACTCCAGAAATGGTTAAAACACAAAGAGCAAAACCAGCTCCAAAAGCAAAAGATATGCACGAATAATAATCAAATAAATAGAGTAAATATAAAATGAAAAAAATAGTATTGAGTGCCATCGCACTTATCGTACCGGAACTTTAATCAGTTTTAAATTACCAACAACCAAAACATCTGAAGTAGTTGCATTTCAAGATGGAAATAAAGGAAAAGCAATTTATAACAAAACTTGTGTGGCTTGTCATCAGGCAAATGGGCAAGGAATTCCAAATGCATTTCCTCCTTTAGCCAAATCCGATTACTTAAATAAAGATGTAAATAGAGCTATTAAAGTGGTATTAAACGGATTAAACGGACCTATTACTGTTAATGGAAAAAAATACAATAGTGCTATGACAAGTCAGGGATTAAGCGACCAACAAGTGGCGGATGTACTGACTTATGTTTACAGCAGTTGGGGAAATAACAATACAAAAGTTACTCCAGCTATGGTAAAAGCACAAAGAGGTAAAAAATAATAATAAACCCTAAAAAAACTGAAGAATGGAAGCTCAATTTATGAAACGATTTCACTACTGCCTAATTTTATTATCTTGGGTTTCCATTTCTTTTTCTCAGGTACCCAAAGATATGGTAACCATTGGAGCAGGGAGTTACGTTCCGTTATATGGAACTACTGATAAGAAACCAGTGTTCATCAAATCCTTTTTGTTAGATGTATATCCGGTTACGAATAAGGAATATTTAGAATTTTTGAAA
It encodes the following:
- the nirK gene encoding copper-containing nitrite reductase, coding for MSNFIKKVLVLCVACAASIACKQNGDSTTNYADISVGDEMIAELTAPPFVPKPVGDRPAKKLIVNMEIKEIEGEMADGVKYVYWTFGGSVPGSFIRTRVGDEVEFTLKNHPDNKLPHNIDLHAVTGPGGGAASSLVAPGHEKTFNFKCINPGLYVYHCATAPVGMHIANGMYGLILVEPEGGLPPVDKEYYVMQGDFYTKGKYGEPGMQPFDMTKAVDEHADYVVFNGKVGALTGEKALTAKVGETVRIYMGNGGPNLVSSFHVIGEIFDKVHIEGGDMINKNVQTTLIPAGGSAIVEFKVDVPGTFILVDHSIFRAFNKGALGMLKVEGAENAKIYSGTTQEGIYHPEGGTIQNMPKTGNGKEIVVNKTLDQQIIDGKNVYGRTCFACHQSEGQGIPGAFPPLAKSDFLNADPNRAINAVLHGLSGEITVNGKKYNSVMTSQNLTDQEISDVLTYVYNSWGNNKTKVTPEMVKTQRAKPAPKAKDMHE
- a CDS encoding ABC transporter ATP-binding protein produces the protein MEREKIISVKNLTKEFGHFTAVKGISFDVYKGEIFGFLGANGAGKTTAMKMLIGISNPTSGEANVAGFDVHSQADMVKKSIGYMSQKFSMYDDLTIKENITFFGGIYGLSRIQIKQKIAQLIEELELQEVANNLVGSLPLGWKQKLSFSVALLHEPKIVFLDEPTGGVDPITRRQFWEMIYTQAYKGTTIFVTTHYMDEAEYCDRVSIMVDGSIEALDTPKNLKQQFKVDSMNDVFLKLARNIE
- a CDS encoding TolC family protein codes for the protein MKIKLIILIVLFISIYANAQQTLTLEDCYSLATKNYPLSKQTGLLEQKSSYEIDALSKGKLPKIDVNAQATYQSDVIGLPTSLPGVQSLNKDQYRATLDVNQLVYNGGIIDANAKLKEAQTKTQQQLIEVSLYQIKTRISQYFFSILLLQEKKALLSSKKELLISKVKEVKSGVKFGAILPSSEQVLEAEIIKINQQLTEIKFENIKLLNNLSELTFSDIDAETTLIQPVSYPNSTNITRPEIAFYDLQNQQLEFSKSVLSKSNLPKINAFGQAGYGNPGLNMLDNSFQPFYVVGLKANWNIFDWGKTKIDKKALDISKEIVTSEKETFELNNKIQLEEQDFEIKKLEQLLLSDTEIIQIREKVIKSSDAQLKNGVITSSEYLIELTNLFEAKNILKTHEVQLAAAKSNYEIIKGK
- a CDS encoding TetR/AcrR family transcriptional regulator, whose product is MDKIKTENTETEILIAAKEIFQQKGMAGARMQEIADKAKINKALLHYYYRSKQLLFEAVFKSAFSLLAPQLNKVLNDDSDLFEKIRKFTENYVSFVIKHPYLPNFVIQELNKNPEFVQKLRSEKNFPSIEKFKLQVSDAINQGIIKPIEAEQLFINIISLNIFPFIGEPLLMALVNVDKESYNKILENRKTEVAEFIINSIKI
- a CDS encoding HlyD family secretion protein, which translates into the protein MKKISIIILATIGLISCNKNNDKADGYGNFEATEITISSEANGKIEFLKVEEGDELKSQLQVGLVDTLQLHFAKQQLIASKSTISSKSANVISQKSVLNEHLKTAKLEKNRIRNMYSENAATKRQVDEIEGKVKVIEEQIKSVGTQNAPILNDLKSIDVQIAKINDQIAKSKIINPINGTVLTKYAEPGEITAFGKPLYKIADISEMTLRIYVSETQLSKIKVGQNVSVKIDAEKDMKSYQGNISWIASSAEFTPKIIQTKEERVNLVYAVKVKVKNDGRLKIGMPAEMWIKY
- a CDS encoding ABC transporter ATP-binding protein, which produces MSIAVNNISKSYKKLKAVENITFNVNEGELFGLIGPDGAGKTTIFRILTTLLVANEGSAEVAGYDVVKQLKEIRNSVGYMPGKFSLYQDLTVEENLHFFATIFGTTIEENYDLIKDIYIQIEPFKNRRAGALSGGMKQKLALCCALIHAPKVLFLDEPTTGVDPVSRKEFWIMLKRLQQKGITILVSTPYMDEASLCDRIALIQKGKILKIDTPENIINNYEKVIYDVQAKNTHGLIHDLKNYPNQYSVYAFGEFVHYIDKNATFNPNDLQTYLKNKNHTDIIIKPATITIEDVFMDL